A region of Toxorhynchites rutilus septentrionalis strain SRP chromosome 1, ASM2978413v1, whole genome shotgun sequence DNA encodes the following proteins:
- the LOC129761415 gene encoding uncharacterized protein LOC129761415, which yields MDDKYKVRRSKYESTDPAVKEDMAKFIQQFEDGLKTKIQHKPIDPDLTHILPRRFHEKTSKIVHLNPYDDREFEEIIKRRLKEAYRHYSVEGKDSDSLSPETGEETDDEDRLSKFELKIDPKTKPRELRLKEVNWMDNFLRKTRKERIKWQTKMYKSDKKLLEKPLFEQVEELIDLGAQDFAEWLNTLGAEKSNISKDIIKQLFSIGVEGDSAKALHVEPREIRAIPVEVAKDWNVHYMALQRRIAQVMASDRRQAKVRERHVAFGRTLPMHMRRFKRFDDIDDIVPNFPEEMKTFEKVFKGICHLRSVKNLVEYLKQHPEVHKPKYLVDQGMFKTKKTEQSDHVALYKHYFPGFGRMEKS from the exons atggatgACAAATATAAAGTAAGGCGATCAAAATACGAATCAACCGATCCAGCAGTAAAAGAAGACATGGCGAAGTTCATTCAGCAATTTGAGGATGGTTTGAAAACG AAAATACAACACAAACCAATCGATCCGGACCTGACTCATATTCTACCGCGCCGATTTCACGAGAAAACATCCAAAATCGTTCATCTCAATCCTTACGACGATCGGGAGTTTGAAGAGATAATTAAACGTCGTCTAAAAGAAGCCTACCGCCATTACAGCGTCGAGGGCAAAGATTCGGACAGTCTCAGTCCGGAAACTGGCGAAGAAACTGACGATGAGGACCGTTTGTCTAAATTTGAACTGAAAATCGACCCGAAAACAAAACCGCGAGAGTTGCGACTGAAGGAGGTGAATTGGATGGATAACTTTCTGCGCAAAACACGAAAGGAAAGAATTAAGTGGCAGACGAAGATGTACAAATCGGATAAGAAACTGCTCGAGAAACCCTTGTTCGAGCAAGTTGAAGAACTAATTGATCTCGGTGCTCAAGATTTCGCCGAGTGGTTGAACACTCTGGGGGCGGAAAAATCTAACATCTCAAAGGATATAATCAAGCAGCTGTTTTCCATCGGCGTCGAGGGTGATTCTGCGAAAGCACTGCATGTTGAACCGCGGGAGATCCGAGCGATTCCGGTAGAGGTGGCCAAAGACTGGAACGTTCATTAT ATGGCACTGCAGCGTAGAATCGCTCAGGTGATGGCAAGCGACCGTCGGCAGGCAAAAGTTCGCGAGCGTCACGTCGCTTTCGGCCGCACGCTACCGATGCACATGCGCAGATTCAAACGGTTCGACGATATCGATGACATTGTTCCCAACTTTCCGGAGGAGATGAAAACATTCGAGAAGGTGTTCAAGGGGATTTGTCATTTGCGATCGGTTAAAAATCTGGTGGAATATTTGAAGCAGCATCCCGAGGTGCACAAGCCCAAATATCTGGTTGACCAGGGAATGTTCAAAACGAAGAAAACGGAGCAAAGTGACCACGTGGCGCTATACAAGCATTACTTCCCAGGGTTTGGCAGAAtggaaaaatcataa